Proteins encoded together in one uncultured Desulfosarcina sp. window:
- a CDS encoding IS3 family transposase (programmed frameshift) produces the protein MSKKKRKTYNREFKKEAVALITDKGYSVAEASRNLGVEYSVLRRWKMQLADDPQNAFPGKGRQKADDQEVRNLQKELERVKEERDILKKALALLCGGSEMKFQFISDHRETFKVGRMCALLNVSPSGFYAWLNRPESRRIIENRALENRIRVLHAASHGIYGSPKIHRDLTDEGIRCGKNRVARIMREAGIRSRTKKKFKVTTNSRHNLPVAPNLLNQEFTVDAPDRTWVGDITYIHTQEGWVYLAVLIDLFNRKVVGWSASPRMTRQLTIDALQMALDHRRPDPGLMHHSDRGSQYASGDYQKLLTKHQMICSMSRKGNCYDNAVAESFFRLLKTEWVNHHRYLSRSEAISSLFYYIEIFYNRKRRHSVLDYATPQEYENFPFAA, from the exons TTGTCAAAGAAAAAACGAAAGACTTACAACCGTGAATTTAAGAAGGAGGCCGTGGCACTGATCACCGACAAGGGATACAGCGTTGCCGAAGCCTCCCGGAATCTGGGTGTCGAATACAGTGTCCTGCGCCGCTGGAAAATGCAGTTGGCCGATGATCCCCAAAATGCCTTTCCCGGTAAAGGGCGGCAAAAAGCTGATGACCAGGAAGTTCGCAATCTCCAAAAGGAACTGGAGCGGGTAAAAGAGGAACGTGACATCTTAAAAAAAGCACTGGCCT TACTTTGCGGAGGATCAGAAATGAAATTTCAATTCATCTCTGACCACCGGGAGACGTTCAAGGTAGGCCGCATGTGTGCGTTGCTTAATGTCTCCCCCTCTGGATTTTACGCCTGGCTCAATCGACCGGAGAGCCGCCGGATCATCGAAAACCGGGCTTTAGAGAATAGAATACGTGTCCTTCACGCCGCCAGCCACGGTATTTACGGGTCGCCCAAAATTCACCGGGACCTTACCGACGAAGGCATTCGTTGTGGCAAAAACCGCGTAGCCCGGATAATGCGTGAAGCTGGCATCCGGTCTCGTACAAAAAAGAAATTCAAAGTCACGACCAACTCCCGGCACAACCTGCCGGTGGCTCCCAACCTGTTGAATCAGGAGTTCACCGTAGATGCTCCGGACCGCACCTGGGTCGGCGATATCACCTACATTCATACCCAGGAAGGGTGGGTGTATCTGGCCGTTCTGATTGATCTGTTCAACCGCAAGGTGGTCGGCTGGTCCGCCTCACCCCGGATGACCCGACAATTGACCATCGATGCGTTGCAAATGGCGCTGGATCATCGACGCCCTGACCCGGGATTAATGCACCACTCAGATCGGGGCAGCCAGTACGCTTCTGGAGATTACCAGAAACTGCTCACTAAACATCAGATGATTTGCAGCATGAGCCGCAAGGGAAACTGCTATGACAACGCGGTTGCGGAAAGTTTCTTCCGCCTGCTGAAAACCGAGTGGGTGAATCATCACCGGTACCTCAGCCGGTCAGAAGCGATCAGCAGCCTATTTTACTATATCGAAATCTTCTACAATCGAAAAAGACGTCACTCTGTGCTTGATTATGCAACGCCGCAAGAATACGAAAATTTCCCCTTTGCGGCTTAA